One Candidatus Paceibacterota bacterium DNA window includes the following coding sequences:
- a CDS encoding PrgI family protein yields the protein MRFQVPQFIEVEDKIFGPFTFKQFVYLVGGVAGAYLVWRVLPAFIGPIFALPILGLALALAFYKVNNRPFIDVVESAITYFIGNKLYIWKKEDKKIAPKDQAKKGGPGHEDEDDGTDVTKGLFVPKLSESKLKDLSWSLDVNETIYSHESKSLGVGQGMRRGSKNPF from the coding sequence ATGAGATTCCAAGTACCCCAATTTATCGAGGTTGAAGACAAGATTTTTGGCCCTTTCACCTTCAAGCAGTTTGTCTATCTTGTGGGAGGCGTAGCTGGGGCCTATCTTGTCTGGAGAGTCTTGCCAGCTTTCATTGGACCGATTTTTGCCTTGCCTATTCTTGGCCTAGCCCTCGCTTTGGCTTTTTATAAAGTAAACAATCGCCCTTTTATTGATGTGGTGGAGTCAGCCATCACTTATTTTATAGGCAACAAACTTTACATCTGGAAAAAAGAGGACAAAAAAATAGCGCCCAAGGATCAGGCTAAAAAAGGCGGGCCTGGCCACGAAGATGAGGATGACGGCACCGATGTGACCAAAGGCCTTTTTGTGCCAAAACTCTCCGAAAGTAAGCTCAAGGATTTGTCCTGGAGCCTTGATGTTAACGAAACAATCTACTCGCACGAGTCAAAAAGCCTGGGAGTGGGGCAGGGTATGAGGCGCGGGAGTAAAAATCCTTTTTAA